The DNA window ACCTTCCATGGGTGTGCAAAGGGAATGGTAAGTTAAAAAGCATGCATCCAAATCTTTTAATGTAGAACCTGTAGGTATTCGGTATATGGGATACCTacaaagggaaaatcaaagaaaatgaacactTGTCGTAATACCCTTTAAAGAGAAAAGATCATAGAGATCAACATCAATTAGTACCATGCAACCGACATCCAACTGATGGGTAGTAAGTCGCAACTTCTTAAAGTATTCAGGCCAGGATACTTGCAAGATAGGTCAAATATCTGTAACCCAACAGCAGaagagaataaaaattaaataaaaagcaGTGTCAGTTCAAAAATAAAACCAGAAACCTATCTAATCAAATAATAGCAAATAAAAATAACTGGCCTTGTCTGCTAAGGCTTCACGACTATAAGGTGTCTTGTGCTCAAAAAACTCAAACAGTAGGTGATCTCGTGAGTTCCTGGTTTCACAATCATCGCTGGAAAAGCCTTCTTGCAGCATACTGTTTTCATCACTTATAGACAAGCTGCGCACTCGAAAAGGGATCTCATTTGTCAAACTGAATTGACTACACTGTTCTCTAGAAAATTTAATGCCTTTCCCTATCTCATAATCACTACTTCCGTCACTACTCGAATCTCTGTAGTAGTCATTCTCACTCTCTTCTCCAGCTAGCCTAATCACACAAGTAAACTTTATTACAAGTTAATACATTAAACCACTCTCCCTAAGCAGAGTTTTGGAACCAGTTGCTATCATCAATCTGCACCAGTTAATCTAATAATGCCAAATATAGTATATAGATTCTCGTTTTAacaaatgataataaataataaataaaaagacacCGTGCTTTCATGGAAAGACAAGCAAATATCCAAATGAGAATATGGATCAAATAAAGTTATAATACACTATAGAATACAGTTCAGTATAAAGAATGAAAGATACCAATCTGCGTATGGAAAAGAAGAAATAGCACCAATACCACAACTTGAAAAGCATAACCAATATAGTAAAGCCAAATACAATGATTCTTCCCCTTCTCCAAAAAAACACAGTAATTATCAAATAGACAGACCGAAACCAGACAAAATGTAGTGAAAATATATAAGAAAGTTGTCTATCCAGGTAGAATTTACTACAAAAAAGATTGCATATTTCAATTGTAATTAAATGTAAAGGAAATTTATATAACCTTTGCTTAGCAGATTCACCATATAATTGGATCCCTGATAAGTATGGAACATAGTATTGAACTACACCATCATTCCCATCAAGCACAAGAGGCACTCCTGCACCATATGCACTCCATTCCTTGAAAGATCCCCACAAATCACCCAATACAAAGTAGGGCTGAAACTCCACATCACAAGTCCTCCATCCCCTCACTGTTGTCTATACTAATACAAAAATCGAACTTCCATTTAAATACCaaacaaaaatgaagaaatttTTATTCTAAACTAGGTTCAAATAAGTGAATTTCCTCAAATTATCTAACTACAACAAAGTCTATTCCTTACACATCTATACATGACAAACAATATAAACACTAATGAaacattaataaattttcttgttCTTTCCCAAAACCTTCTTAGCAACTAAACAGGATCATTATAAAGATGAGAATCAACCTTGGAAAAATACTGAGCTGGGACAGAAGGTGTCGTCGACTCCAGGAATCTTTCAAGGTTACTCCTTGAGACCCTCGATTCCTCAGAGCTCGGAATAGTACTTGAAGCCAGAGTCTTCTTGGGATTAATattcttattattgttattaCCAGAAGCTAAATCCTTGCTCTTTGTTAATGAAGCTGACGATTTACTATTACTTTTTTCATTATCTTCCTTAACAGCTTCTTGTTTTGGCTTTTGCTGTTGCTTCTGGTTTTGATTTCTTCTAGCTTTTACTGGAATATAAAACCGATCCTCTCCCCTAACTTTCCCGAATTGCAACCCAGCTCCCAGCATTCTCACTTTCACCCTTTTATTTACTCTAAGCAATCCGTTTGGCTGCCTAGAAAACGAAGGGGAAGACAGTAAGAAAATaccaagaaaacaaaaagaagtcCAAAATCAACTGCTTCTTTCTTCAAACACTTTCAAGAACTCATTTCAACTCCGATATGGGTTTGGTGAGAGAAGGTCAAAACTTAATCAAATCCTCAAATCTAGAAATATAGAAAAACACACATGGTTTCTTGAagttatttttgcattttattagGAAAcaaacaagaagaaaagaaacaaatgaaCAACCCAAAAAATTTCTCAGTCAAAGAATGTAGAAAATTGGTGATTACGAGGAGAAAGAAAGGGATAGTTTggttgaatagaaaaagagaaaggaaagggaAAATTAGAAAAAGCGTGAAGGAGAGGAAAGGAAGAACTGAAGATTGAACCACACCGTTTCTTTGTACAGCTTCTTCGACAGCTCAACAACAAGGaaaggggttttttttttggttcttttaatggtttaatgtgataaatataaaaaagaatacacaatatttttaagaaaaataaatggttagggtgaaaaaaataaaatttataaaaaaattaatgtaaaaataaatgagtcattaataaaaataaaaaaaatatgaaattttagataaaatgttaaaattgattCATTAAAAATTACACGAGGTCTTCACATTAACCGTTATATTCggagtcaaattgtattttgtcAATTTTACTAAAAGAATAGGTAAATTAACtattatacattaaatcaaactAATCATTTATGATAAAAGAATTATTCATgtctactgttaaaaatttatttgacTTACAAAATAAGCAGATAAATATACCCATTTTGTAGGCATGAGTTTTTAACAATAAGAATTtatggaatttttaatagaaaaataaattctctcttttatttaatatactgtaattaatttacctattttattagtaaatcacatttatattaccttatgttaaaaaaatcataaatacttTTCTCATAATATTTCTTACTAAGTAAAAGAATctaacttttaataatttatatgtacttattatattacatattaaattaaaatttatatgaaattttaaaatctatttttcgTTTAATTAATTGGAAATGCAATTTGTTTAAACCAAATTTAATTATGGGATTGGTTGGATAAATGGTCGGGAAAACAACACGTGCACAGTGAAGGAGTAGGTATCATACGTGCTTTAACCAAATTTAACAGGTACAGatccctttc is part of the Gossypium hirsutum isolate 1008001.06 chromosome D11, Gossypium_hirsutum_v2.1, whole genome shotgun sequence genome and encodes:
- the LOC121223592 gene encoding uncharacterized protein isoform X3; translated protein: MLGAGLQFGKVRGEDRFYIPVKARRNQNQKQQQKPKQEAVKEDNEKSNSKSSASLTKSKDLASGNNNNKNINPKKTLASSTIPSSEESRVSRSNLERFLESTTPSVPAQYFSKTTVRGWRTCDVEFQPYFVLGDLWGSFKEWSAYGAGVPLVLDGNDGVVQYYVPYLSGIQLYGESAKQSLSISDENSMLQEGFSSDDCETRNSRDHLLFEFFEHKTPYSREALADKIFDLSCKYPGLNTLRSCDLLPISWMSVAWYPIYRIPTGSTLKDLDACFLTYHSLCTPMEGNGNGQTPFLVYPDDANGIPKISLPVFGMGCYKLKGSIWTQNGVSECQHANSLMQATENWLKLLQVYHPDFQFFASHGMYLG
- the LOC121223592 gene encoding uncharacterized protein isoform X4 → MLGAGLQFGKVRGEDRFYIPVKARRNQNQKQQQKPKQEAVKEDNEKSNSKSSASLTKSKDLASGNNNNKNINPKKTLASSTIPSSEESRVSRSNLERFLESTTPSVPAQYFSKTTVRGWRTCDVEFQPYFVLGDLWGSFKEWSAYGAGVPLVLDGNDGVVQYYVPYLSGIQLYGESAKQSLSISDENSMLQEGFSSDDCETRNSRDHLLFEFFEHKTPYSREALADKIFDLSCKYPGLNTLRSCDLLPISWMSVAWYPIYRIPTGSTLKDLDACFLTYHSLCTPMEGNGNGQTPFLVYPDDANGIPKISLPVFGMGCYKLKGSIWTQNGVSECQHANSLMQATENWLKLLQSN
- the LOC121223592 gene encoding uncharacterized protein isoform X1, whose translation is MLGAGLQFGKVRGEDRFYIPVKARRNQNQKQQQKPKQEAVKEDNEKSNSKSSASLTKSKDLASGNNNNKNINPKKTLASSTIPSSEESRVSRSNLERFLESTTPSVPAQYFSKTTVRGWRTCDVEFQPYFVLGDLWGSFKEWSAYGAGVPLVLDGNDGVVQYYVPYLSGIQLYGESAKQRLAGEESENDYYRDSSSDGSSDYEIGKGIKFSREQCSQFSLTNEIPFRVRSLSISDENSMLQEGFSSDDCETRNSRDHLLFEFFEHKTPYSREALADKIFDLSCKYPGLNTLRSCDLLPISWMSVAWYPIYRIPTGSTLKDLDACFLTYHSLCTPMEGNGNGQTPFLVYPDDANGIPKISLPVFGMGCYKLKGSIWTQNGVSECQHANSLMQATENWLKLLQVYHPDFQFFASHGMYLG
- the LOC121223592 gene encoding uncharacterized protein isoform X2, whose translation is MLGAGLQFGKVRGEDRFYIPVKARRNQNQKQQQKPKQEAVKEDNEKSNSKSSASLTKSKDLASGNNNNKNINPKKTLASSTIPSSEESRVSRSNLERFLESTTPSVPAQYFSKTTVRGWRTCDVEFQPYFVLGDLWGSFKEWSAYGAGVPLVLDGNDGVVQYYVPYLSGIQLYGESAKQRLAGEESENDYYRDSSSDGSSDYEIGKGIKFSREQCSQFSLTNEIPFRVRSLSISDENSMLQEGFSSDDCETRNSRDHLLFEFFEHKTPYSREALADKIFDLSCKYPGLNTLRSCDLLPISWMSVAWYPIYRIPTGSTLKDLDACFLTYHSLCTPMEGNGNGQTPFLVYPDDANGIPKISLPVFGMGCYKLKGSIWTQNGVSECQHANSLMQATENWLKLLQSN